From the Anguilla anguilla isolate fAngAng1 chromosome 8, fAngAng1.pri, whole genome shotgun sequence genome, one window contains:
- the dnajb6a gene encoding dnaJ homolog subfamily B member 6a isoform X2, with the protein MVEYYHILGVQRNASQEDIKKAYRKLALKWHPDKNPENKEEAERKFKELSEAYEVLSDAQKRDVYDRYGKEGLSEGGGGGHYDGHFGGVFTFRNPEDVFREFFGGRDPFAEFFGGGGDPFEDPFFGGGRRHHHQRGVSRNRVPGTFFPGFGGFPPFGAGFGGFDTGFPSFGHMGGMGQLGGGGFTSFSSTSFGGGGGGGGGGMGNFRSVSTSTKIINGRKITTKRIIENGQERVEVEEDGQLKSLTVNGVERREALEDEEGRNRRLNTQPGPASSLTPRPQSPAHNPTEEEEEPAQARGHSDTKRKKSRPKLESKKKRSPRVPQWSGSRF; encoded by the exons ATGGTGGAGTATTACCACATTTTAGGAGTGCAAAGAAACGCCTCTCAGGAAGACATCAAAAAAGC gtacAGAAAACTGGCTCTAAAATGGCATCCAGACAAGAACCCGGAGAATAAAGAGGAGGCTGAGAGGAAGTTTAAAGAGCTGTCCGAAGCATATGAAGTCCTGTCAGATG CCCAGAAGCGGGACGTGTACGACCGATACGGCAAAGAGGGCCtcagcgagggagggggag gCGGGCATTACGACGGCCACTTTGGCGGAGTCTTCACATTCCGCAATCCCGAGGACGTCTTCAGGGAATTCTTCGGGGGACGAGACCCATTCGCTGAGTTCTTTG gcggGGGGGGCGACCCCTTTGAGGACCCCTTCTTTGGCGGTGGGCGGCGGCACCATCACCAGCGGGGCGTGAGCCGGAACCGGGTGCCGGGGACTTTCTTCCCCGGGTTCGGCGGCTTCCCGCCGTTCGGCGCGGGGTTTGGCGGGTTCGACACAG GATTCCCCAGCTTTGGTCACATGGGAGGGATGGGCCAGTTGGGGGGCGGCGGCTTTACCTCGTTCTCCTCCACGTCAttcgggggcggcggcggcggcggcgggggtggGATGGGGAACTTCCGCTCCGTCTCCACCTCCACCAAAATTATAAACGGCAGGAAGATCACCACAAAAAG AATCATCGAGAACGGACAGGAACGCGTGGAAGTGGAAGAAGACGGACAGTTAAAATCTTTAACCGTTAATG gcgtgGAGCGTAGAGAAGCCCTGGAGGACGAAGAGGGCCGGAACCGCAGGCTGAACACCcagcctggccccgcctcctccctcacgccccgcccacagagccccgcccacaaccccacagaggaagaggaggagccggCCCAAGCCAGAG GACACAGCGACACCAAGAGGAAGAAGTCCAGGCCGAAGCTGGAGTCCAAAAAGAAGAGGTCCCCCAGAGTGCCGCAGTGGAGCGGGTCAAGGTTTTAA
- the dnajb6a gene encoding dnaJ homolog subfamily B member 6a isoform X3: MVEYYHILGVQRNASQEDIKKAYRKLALKWHPDKNPENKEEAERKFKELSEAYEVLSDAQKRDVYDRYGKEGLSEGGGGGHYDGHFGGVFTFRNPEDVFREFFGGRDPFAEFFGGGGDPFEDPFFGGGRRHHHQRGVSRNRVPGTFFPGFGGFPPFGAGFGGFDTGFPSFGHMGGMGQLGGGGFTSFSSTSFGGGGGGGGGGMGNFRSVSTSTKIINGRKITTKRIIENGQERVEVEEDGQLKSLTVNGKEQLLRLDNK; encoded by the exons ATGGTGGAGTATTACCACATTTTAGGAGTGCAAAGAAACGCCTCTCAGGAAGACATCAAAAAAGC gtacAGAAAACTGGCTCTAAAATGGCATCCAGACAAGAACCCGGAGAATAAAGAGGAGGCTGAGAGGAAGTTTAAAGAGCTGTCCGAAGCATATGAAGTCCTGTCAGATG CCCAGAAGCGGGACGTGTACGACCGATACGGCAAAGAGGGCCtcagcgagggagggggag gCGGGCATTACGACGGCCACTTTGGCGGAGTCTTCACATTCCGCAATCCCGAGGACGTCTTCAGGGAATTCTTCGGGGGACGAGACCCATTCGCTGAGTTCTTTG gcggGGGGGGCGACCCCTTTGAGGACCCCTTCTTTGGCGGTGGGCGGCGGCACCATCACCAGCGGGGCGTGAGCCGGAACCGGGTGCCGGGGACTTTCTTCCCCGGGTTCGGCGGCTTCCCGCCGTTCGGCGCGGGGTTTGGCGGGTTCGACACAG GATTCCCCAGCTTTGGTCACATGGGAGGGATGGGCCAGTTGGGGGGCGGCGGCTTTACCTCGTTCTCCTCCACGTCAttcgggggcggcggcggcggcggcgggggtggGATGGGGAACTTCCGCTCCGTCTCCACCTCCACCAAAATTATAAACGGCAGGAAGATCACCACAAAAAG AATCATCGAGAACGGACAGGAACGCGTGGAAGTGGAAGAAGACGGACAGTTAAAATCTTTAACCGTTAATGGTAAGGAGCAGCTGCTCAGACTGGAcaacaagtaa
- the dnajb6a gene encoding dnaJ homolog subfamily B member 6a isoform X1, whose translation MVEYYHILGVQRNASQEDIKKAYRKLALKWHPDKNPENKEEAERKFKELSEAYEVLSDAQKRDVYDRYGKEGLSEGGGGGHYDGHFGGVFTFRNPEDVFREFFGGRDPFAEFFGGGGDPFEDPFFGGGRRHHHQRGVSRNRVPGTFFPGFGGFPPFGAGFGGFDTGFPSFGHMGGMGQLGGGGFTSFSSTSFGGGGGGGGGGMGNFRSVSTSTKIINGRKITTKRIIENGQERVEVEEDGQLKSLTVNGVERREALEDEEGRNRRLNTQPGPASSLTPRPQSPAHNPTEEEEEPAQARGVNSHLCSAEERKDRRNGKEGEKREVGEGERGNRNESRKRGIVEEAGHSDTKRKKSRPKLESKKKRSPRVPQWSGSRF comes from the exons ATGGTGGAGTATTACCACATTTTAGGAGTGCAAAGAAACGCCTCTCAGGAAGACATCAAAAAAGC gtacAGAAAACTGGCTCTAAAATGGCATCCAGACAAGAACCCGGAGAATAAAGAGGAGGCTGAGAGGAAGTTTAAAGAGCTGTCCGAAGCATATGAAGTCCTGTCAGATG CCCAGAAGCGGGACGTGTACGACCGATACGGCAAAGAGGGCCtcagcgagggagggggag gCGGGCATTACGACGGCCACTTTGGCGGAGTCTTCACATTCCGCAATCCCGAGGACGTCTTCAGGGAATTCTTCGGGGGACGAGACCCATTCGCTGAGTTCTTTG gcggGGGGGGCGACCCCTTTGAGGACCCCTTCTTTGGCGGTGGGCGGCGGCACCATCACCAGCGGGGCGTGAGCCGGAACCGGGTGCCGGGGACTTTCTTCCCCGGGTTCGGCGGCTTCCCGCCGTTCGGCGCGGGGTTTGGCGGGTTCGACACAG GATTCCCCAGCTTTGGTCACATGGGAGGGATGGGCCAGTTGGGGGGCGGCGGCTTTACCTCGTTCTCCTCCACGTCAttcgggggcggcggcggcggcggcgggggtggGATGGGGAACTTCCGCTCCGTCTCCACCTCCACCAAAATTATAAACGGCAGGAAGATCACCACAAAAAG AATCATCGAGAACGGACAGGAACGCGTGGAAGTGGAAGAAGACGGACAGTTAAAATCTTTAACCGTTAATG gcgtgGAGCGTAGAGAAGCCCTGGAGGACGAAGAGGGCCGGAACCGCAGGCTGAACACCcagcctggccccgcctcctccctcacgccccgcccacagagccccgcccacaaccccacagaggaagaggaggagccggCCCAAGCCAGAGGTGTGAACTCTCACCTTTGCAGTGCAGAGGAGCGAAAGGACAGGAGAAAcggaaaagaaggagaaaaaagagaagtgggtgaaggagagagagggaacaggaatgaaagcaggaagagagggatAGTGGAGGAAGCag GACACAGCGACACCAAGAGGAAGAAGTCCAGGCCGAAGCTGGAGTCCAAAAAGAAGAGGTCCCCCAGAGTGCCGCAGTGGAGCGGGTCAAGGTTTTAA